The region GGGCGGTGAGGTGCAGGAGGCACTGGTAAACCAGGGGCTGTGGGAGTTCGAGTACGCACCGTTCCTGCAGCAGATCCGCCGGCCAGTGTTCCTGATTGCCGGCGCCCATGACCGCAGCAGCTATCCCACGCAGGTGCAATGGGTGGCTGATCTCGGCGGGGCGGACGTCAGCGTGCTGGACGCCGGACACTACCCCTGGCTGGACGATGAGGACGCGTTTGCCGAGGCTCTGGAGGAATCTTTATCCCGCTGAGCCTCCCGTGCCCGTGCAGATGGCCTCTCATAGCGCTTCATGACCCCCGGCTATACTCCCGGACGAGCTCATGAAAGGTCTGATTCTGGCCGCGGGTCGCGGCAGCCGTCTTCTTCCCATCAGCGCCACCCGGCCCAAACATGCGCTGCCCATAGCTGGCGTGCCGATTATCCGGCGCGCGGTGCGGGCCCTGCATGAAGCAGGAATCCACGACATCGGCATCGTGACGAGCCGTTCAAGCGAGACCGACCTGCGCGACGCCACGCAGGGAAGCGGCCACCTGACCTTTATTCTTCAGCCGGAAGCCCTGGGCACCGGCGACGCGGTGCTGTGCGCGCGTGACTTCCTGGAAGAGCAGCCCACACTGCTGTACCTGGGTGACAATCTGTTTGAGAATTCCCTGCGTCCGGTTGCACTGGGCCTGCCGGGGACCGACGCTGTGATAGGTGTCAAACAGGTAACCAATCCTCAGGCCTACGGCGTGGCCGTGGTGGACAAGGGTCAGCTGAGGCGACTGGTAGAAAAGCCGCGCCAGCCGGAAAGCAACCTGGCAGCCTGCGGGGTATTCGCGTTCCAGCCGCAACTCATGGACCATCTGGCAGAACTGGCGCCCAGTGAGCGCGGCGAGATCGAGTTTCCGCAGGCGCTGACCTCGGTTCTGGCGGCTGGAGGACGTGTCCGTGCGGTGGAGTTCAAAGGCTTCTGGTCGGATGCTGGAGCTCCAGCAGACCTGCTGACGGCCAATGCCCACTTCCTGTCGCGCCTGCCATCACGCGTAGATGGCCGGGTCCAGGGCACAACTGTTTCTGGCACGGTCGTCATTGAGGCAGGCGCCGTGGTGGAGGACTGTACTCTGCGCGGCCCGGTGTGGATCGGGCCGCACGCGACCGTAAGGGGCAGCACATTGGGCC is a window of Deinococcus deserti VCD115 DNA encoding:
- a CDS encoding sugar phosphate nucleotidyltransferase; protein product: MKGLILAAGRGSRLLPISATRPKHALPIAGVPIIRRAVRALHEAGIHDIGIVTSRSSETDLRDATQGSGHLTFILQPEALGTGDAVLCARDFLEEQPTLLYLGDNLFENSLRPVALGLPGTDAVIGVKQVTNPQAYGVAVVDKGQLRRLVEKPRQPESNLAACGVFAFQPQLMDHLAELAPSERGEIEFPQALTSVLAAGGRVRAVEFKGFWSDAGAPADLLTANAHFLSRLPSRVDGRVQGTTVSGTVVIEAGAVVEDCTLRGPVWIGPHATVRGSTLGPHVSVGPHARISGATVSASLIDEFAHILHPSRPLRNAVVGRHAVISAPSDAGLQLVIGDRSVVRL